A genome region from Prionailurus bengalensis isolate Pbe53 chromosome B4, Fcat_Pben_1.1_paternal_pri, whole genome shotgun sequence includes the following:
- the FZD8 gene encoding frizzled-8, protein MEWGYLLEVTSLLAALALLQRSSGAAAASAKELACQEITVPLCKGIGYNYTYMPNQFNHDTQDEAGLEVHQFWPLVEIQCSPDLKFFLCSMYTPICLEDYKKPLPPCRSVCERAKAGCAPLMRQYGFAWPDRMRCDRLPEQGNPDTLCMDYNRTDLTTAAPNPPRRLPPPPPGEQPPSGSGHGRPPGARPPSRGRGGGGVDAAAPPTRGGGGGGGGGGKARPPGGGSAPCEPGCQCRAPMVSVSSERHPLYNRVKTGQIANCALPCHNPFFSQDERAFTVFWIGLWSVLCFVSTFATVSTFLIDMERFKYPERPIIFLSACYLFVSVGYLVRLVAGHEKVACSGGAPGAGGTGGAGGAAAAAGAGAAGAGAGGPGGRGEYEELGAVEQHVRYETTGPALCTVVFLLVYFFGMASSIWWVILSLTWFLAAGMKWGNEAIAGYSQYFHLAAWLVPSVKSIAVLALSSVDGDPVAGICYVGNQSLDNLRGFVLAPLVIYLFIGTMFLLAGFVSLFRIRSVIKQQGGPTKTHKLEKLMIRLGLFTVLYTVPAAVVVACLFYEQHNRPRWEATHNCPCLRDLQPDQARRPDYAVFMLKYFMCLVVGITSGVWVWSGKTLESWRALCTRCCWASKGASGGAGAGAAGGGGVPGGGGGVGSGGGGVPGGGAGSLYSDVSTGLTWRSGTASSVSYPKQMPLSQV, encoded by the coding sequence ATGGAGTGGGGTTACCTGTTGGAAGTGACCTCTTTGCTGGCCGCCTTGGCGCTGTTGCAGCGCTCGAGCGGTGCGGCGGCTGCCTCGGCTAAGGAGCTGGCTTGCCAAGAGATCACCGTGCCGCTGTGCAAGGGCATCGGCTACAACTACACGTACATGCCCAACCAGTTCAACCACGACACGCAGGACGAGGCGGGCCTTGAGGTGCACCAGTTCTGGCCGCTAGTAGAGATCCAGTGCTCGCCCGACCTCAAGTTCTTCCTGTGCAGCATGTACACGCCCATCTGCCTGGAGGACTACAAGAAGCCCCTGCCTCCTTGCCGCTCGGTCTGCGAGCGCGCCAAGGCCGGCTGCGCACCCCTCATGCGCCAGTACGGCTTCGCCTGGCCCGACCGCATGCGCTGCGACCGGCTGCCGGAGCAGGGCAACCCCGACACGCTGTGCATGGACTACAACCGCACCGACCTCACCACAGCCGCACCCAATCCGCCGCGCCgcctgccgccgccgcccccgggtGAGCAGCCGCCCTCCGGCAGTGGCCACGGCCGCCCGCCCGGGGCCAGGCCCCCGTCCCGCGGCAGGGGCGGTGGCGGCGTGGACGCAGCGGCGCCCCCcacgcgcggcggcggcggcggcggcggcggcggcgggaagGCGCGGCCCCCTGGCGGCGGCTCCGCTCCCTGCGAGCCGGGCTGCCAGTGCCGCGCGCCCATGGTGAGCGTGTCCAGCGAGCGGCATCCCCTCTACAACCGCGTCAAGACCGGCCAGATTGCCAACTGCGCGCTGCCCTGCCACAACCCCTTCTTCAGCCAGGACGAACGCGCCTTCACCGTCTTCTGGATCGGCCTGTGGTCTGTGCTGTGCTTCGTGTCCACCTTCGCCACCGTCTCCACCTTCCTCATCGACATGGAGCGCTTCAAGTATCCTGAGCGGCCCATTATCTTCCTGTCGGCCTGCTACCTCTTCGTGTCTGTCGGCTACCTGGTACGCCTGGTGGCGGGCCACGAGAAGGTGGCGTGCAGCGGCGGCGCGCCCGGAGCGGGCGGTACGGGAGGCGCAGGCGgcgcggcggcggcagcgggcgcgggcgcggcgggcgcgggcgcgggtgGCCCTGGCGGGCGCGGCGAGTATGAAGAACTGGGCGCTGTGGAGCAGCACGTGCGCTACGAGACCACGGGCCCGGCGCTGTGCACCGTGGTCTTCTTGCTCGTCTACTTCTTCGGCATGGCCAGCTCCATCTGGTGGGTGATCCTGTCGCTCACGTGGTTCCTGGCGGCGGGCATGAAATGGGGCAATGAGGCCATCGCTGGCTACTCGCAGTACTTCCACCTGGCCGCGTGGCTCGTGCCCAGCGTCAAGTCTATCGCCGTCCTGGCGCTCAGCTCCGTGGACGGCGACCCGGTGGCCGGCATCTGCTACGTGGGCAACCAGAGCCTCGACAACCTGCGCGGCTTCGTGCTAGCGCCGCTCGTCATCTACCTCTTCATCGGCACCATGTTCCTGCTGGCCGGCTTCGTGTCGCTCTTCCGCATCCGCTCAGTCATCAAGCAGCAGGGCGGCCCCACCAAGACGCACAAACTGGAGAAGCTCATGATCCGCCTGGGTCTCTTCACCGTACTCTACACCGTGCCCGCCGCCGTCGTGGTCGCCTGCCTCTTCTATGAGCAGCACAACCGCCCGCGCTGGGAGGCCACGCACAACTGCCCATGTCTGCGGGACCTGCAGCCAGACCAAGCGCGCCGGCCCGACTACGCGGTCTTCATGCTCAAGTACTTCATGTGCCTCGTGGTGGGCATCACCTCGGGCGTGTGGGTCTGGTCCGGCAAGACTCTTGAGTCGTGGCGCGCCCTGTGCACCCGCTGCTGCTGGGCCAGCAAGGGTGCTTCGGGGGGCGCGGGCGCTGGGGCCgcaggggggggtggggtgccggGAGGTGGTGGGGGCGTGGGGTCCGGTGGGGGCGGGGTCCCGGGCGGTGGGGCGGGATCCCTCTACAGCGACGTCAGCACCGGCCTGACGTGGCGATCTGGCACGGCCAGCTCCGTGTCTTATCCAAAGCAAATGCCATTGTCCCAGGtctga